In Malus sylvestris chromosome 15, drMalSylv7.2, whole genome shotgun sequence, a single genomic region encodes these proteins:
- the LOC126601718 gene encoding uncharacterized protein LOC126601718 produces MGKRSSQRKNAAIMDSDDDNSSVSSTSTMRSDHISVSVNEDMQVDRDSLLDQAVDALYEKRGSSREKALSAIIDSFNSNLQHQFVEKKFATLLHQCLNCIKKGSSKEICLASHVIGLLALTVGCGDNAQEILEESVPVISQAFKSGSEVSKTSALLECLAIITFVGGSDPEQTEKSMQIMWQVVHPKQSSNVIAVKLSAAVITTMVSAWSFLLTTVEGWNLNPKDWQESITYLSSLLDKDDRSIRMAAGEALALIFEIGSLEKFTAGAKTSSDGSTEVGNKSREYVHIQGLKAKIVNQARNLSAEAGGKSSAKKDLSSQRNTFRDILEYFEDGYSPEISIKIGGESLQTSTWSQMIQLNFLKRFLGGGFIKHMQENELLQDVLGFNPKKKNLLESEHRLSGSEKRMFKSPNSVQNKARTQLLNKQRMLSEGKNIGRFAANLGDDA; encoded by the exons ATGGGGAAAC GTAGTTCTCAGCGTAAGAATGCTGCGATAATGGACAGCGATGATGATAATAGTAGCGTGAGTTCAACGTCAACTATGCGCTCCGATCATATATCGGTGTCTGTGAATGAAGATATGCAAGTGGATAGGGATAGTTTACTCGACCAAGCTGTAGATGCTTTGTATGAGAAGAG GGGTTCATCAAGAGAAAAAGCTTTGTCAGCAATTATTGACTCGTTTAATAGCAACTTGCAACATCAGTTTGTGGAAAAGAA GTTTGCAACGTTATTGCATCAGTGTCTGAATTGCATCAAAAAGGGTTCCTCAAAAGAGATATGTTTGGCATCTCATGTGATCG GACTATTGGCTTTGACTGTTGGATGTGGAGACAATGCTCAGGAAATACTGGAAGAATCAGTACCTGTGATTTCACAGGCTTTCAAATCTGGATCTGAAGTTTCAAAGACATCAGCG tTACTGGAGTGTTTAGCTATTATCACTTTTGTTGGTGGTAGTGACCCAGAGCAAACAGAAAAGTCAATGCAAATTATGTGGCAAGTAGTTCATCCAAAACAGAGTTCCAAT GTGATTGCAGTTAAACTGTCAGCAGCAGTAATAACCACCATGGTGTCTGCATGGTCCTTTCTTCTTACAACTGTAGAGGGTTGGAATCTTAATCCGAAAGACTGGCAAGA GTCCATAACATACTTATCTAGTCTGCTAGATAAGGATGACCGGTCCATACGTATGGCTGCTGGTGAAGCTTTGGCTTTAATTTTTGAGATTGGAAGTTTAGAGAAGTTCACTGCTGGCGCTAAAACATCAAGTGATGGCTCAACTGAAGTAGGAAACAAATCTCGggaatatgtacatatacaaggATTGAAAGCGAAGATTGTTAATCAAGCCAGAAACCTGTCAGCCGAAGCAGGTGGCAAAAGTTCTGCTAAAAAAGATCTTAGTAGTCAGCGGAACACGTTTCgggatatcttggaatattttGAG GATGGTTATTCTCCTGAAATTTCGATAAAGATTGGTGGTGAATCACTACAGACATCAACGTGGTCGCAGATGATACAG TTGAACTTTTTGAAGCGTTTTCTTGGAGGAGGTTTTATCAAGCACATGCAG GAAAATGAACTCCTCCAGGATGTTCTTGGCTTCAATCCAAAGAAAAAGAATCTGTTGGAATCTGAACATCGTCTATCTGGTAGTGAAAAG AGGATGTTTAAGTCACCGAACTCGGTACAAAACAAGGCCAGGACCCAGCTGCTTAACAAGCAGCGAATGTTATCCGAG GGTAAAAATATCGGCCGCTTTGCAGCTAATTTGGGGGACGATGCGTAA